One window of Bacillus alkalicellulosilyticus genomic DNA carries:
- a CDS encoding DUF3219 family protein, giving the protein MANVIVLNDTSIQVISYQHMLHNHLHELFVKFLVDSNDYHQITTLLYEGEFDVHVPYSGILFRGTITHYSTSVTNLYKEGQVGTFSLKVKEVVQVGELER; this is encoded by the coding sequence TTGGCTAACGTAATCGTATTGAATGATACTTCAATTCAAGTAATATCGTATCAACACATGCTTCATAATCATCTTCATGAACTCTTTGTTAAATTTTTAGTTGATAGTAACGACTATCATCAGATAACTACGCTTTTGTACGAAGGTGAGTTTGATGTTCACGTTCCTTACAGTGGAATATTGTTTCGAGGAACGATTACACATTACTCGACTTCTGTCACAAATCTCTACAAAGAGGGGCAGGTGGGAACGTTTTCGTTAAAGGTAAAGGAAGTCGTACAGGTAGGTGAGTTAGAACGATGA
- the lepB gene encoding signal peptidase I, with protein sequence MKKSMLFQELFSWSKVILAALVLSLIISSFVIQPYSVSGSSMEPTFDGENPFDEDSIGDRVIIFKSGYLLGQDPSYLDLVIIDSRTERKRSITDNFLESPMLAKLLREDEDEKEDEHFWIKRVIGEPGDRLEGRDGKIFRNGIELTEEYIKDEMVYSFEEFVVPEQHVFVMGDNRNHSIDSRDIGPVPIDNVVGKVILRYYPFTSFTSY encoded by the coding sequence ATGAAAAAATCAATGCTCTTTCAAGAGCTATTCAGTTGGAGTAAAGTGATTTTAGCGGCGCTCGTATTGTCTCTTATTATCAGTTCCTTTGTCATTCAACCTTATTCCGTTAGCGGAAGTTCAATGGAGCCGACGTTTGATGGGGAGAACCCTTTTGATGAAGATAGTATTGGTGACAGAGTCATTATATTTAAGAGTGGATATTTACTTGGTCAAGACCCTTCATATCTTGACTTGGTCATTATTGATAGTCGGACGGAGCGGAAACGGTCAATTACCGATAACTTTCTCGAAAGCCCGATGCTTGCTAAACTACTCCGAGAAGACGAAGACGAGAAAGAGGACGAGCATTTTTGGATAAAGCGGGTAATAGGTGAGCCTGGAGATAGATTAGAGGGACGAGATGGAAAGATTTTTAGAAATGGTATTGAATTAACAGAAGAATACATTAAAGATGAAATGGTATATTCGTTTGAGGAGTTTGTTGTCCCTGAACAGCATGTTTTTGTAATGGGGGATAACCGAAACCATAGTATTGATAGCCGTGACATTGGCCCTGTTCCAATTGATAATGTTGTTGGAAAAGTGATTCTTCGATATTATCCGTTTACAAGCTTCACGAGTTACTAA
- a CDS encoding LLM class flavin-dependent oxidoreductase, protein MSDDTQKNTLANTQFSVLDLAPILEGSNAVESFQNSMKLAQAVEQFGFNRYWLAEHHNMPGIASSATAVVIGYIAGATSTLRVGSGGIMLPNHAPLIIAEQFGTLESMYPGRIDLGLGRAPGTDQLTAYALRRNQRVDGSEFPEQLAELRSFLQPSSQNRVRAIPGEGLSIPIWLLGSSGFSAKLAGQLGLPFAFASHFAPDYLLPALQLYRTNFQPSETLSKPYVMVGVNVIVAESDEKAKWLASSQEQAFLNIIRGKSGKLQAPIENMDTVWSETERAMVQKMLSYSVAGSMNTVREKLLAFKQETQADEFIVNTHVFNQEERIRSYELLSHIV, encoded by the coding sequence ATGTCTGACGATACACAAAAAAACACTCTTGCAAATACACAGTTTTCGGTTCTCGACTTAGCTCCTATTCTAGAAGGAAGCAACGCCGTAGAATCTTTTCAAAATAGTATGAAATTAGCTCAAGCTGTCGAACAATTTGGTTTTAATAGATATTGGCTAGCTGAACATCATAATATGCCTGGTATTGCTAGTTCAGCCACCGCAGTAGTCATCGGCTATATCGCTGGGGCAACTTCAACCCTACGAGTGGGTTCTGGAGGAATCATGCTTCCTAATCATGCTCCACTAATTATAGCTGAGCAATTCGGGACATTAGAATCGATGTATCCAGGACGAATTGATTTAGGTTTAGGACGAGCCCCTGGAACAGACCAACTAACTGCCTATGCATTGCGTCGCAATCAGAGGGTCGATGGTAGTGAATTTCCCGAGCAATTAGCGGAATTACGGTCTTTTCTCCAACCTTCGTCTCAAAATCGAGTAAGAGCCATTCCAGGAGAGGGACTTTCCATTCCAATCTGGTTATTAGGGTCTAGTGGATTTAGTGCAAAATTAGCAGGTCAATTAGGTCTTCCTTTTGCTTTTGCTAGTCATTTTGCTCCTGATTATTTATTACCAGCTTTACAGCTTTACCGAACGAACTTCCAACCATCAGAAACTCTATCAAAACCATATGTCATGGTTGGGGTCAATGTCATTGTTGCTGAATCAGATGAAAAAGCGAAGTGGCTTGCATCTTCACAGGAACAAGCCTTTCTTAACATCATTCGAGGCAAATCTGGAAAGTTACAAGCACCCATTGAAAACATGGATACTGTATGGAGTGAAACGGAACGAGCAATGGTACAAAAAATGTTATCGTATTCTGTAGCGGGTAGTATGAATACGGTTAGAGAAAAACTTCTTGCATTCAAACAGGAAACACAAGCTGATGAATTTATCGTCAACACCCATGTATTTAACCAAGAAGAGCGCATTCGTTCCTACGAACTTCTTTCTCATATAGTATAA
- a CDS encoding DUF6671 family protein translates to MDNALFDQRQAVLATMHQKEQVIAPMMKRELGIIVSVPSSFNTDVFGTFTREIDRKGDQLQAAHKKIEEALRKTGLSIGIASEGSFGAHPVVPFLPFNRELILFIDKKLDLEIVGHASNSNTNYAHTEISSREEALAFAESVRFPSHGVIVKHDEIIQKGITEEEVLQRVVSDFLAKGATSIHIETDMRALYNPTRMKNIELATENLISKLKSRCSQCGTPGFEITEYQKGLPCQWCNRPTDLLLAHTFQCKKCHHKEEVFYPNGASFADPGQCQWCNP, encoded by the coding sequence ATGGATAATGCCTTATTTGACCAAAGACAAGCTGTGTTAGCCACGATGCATCAAAAAGAACAAGTGATTGCTCCTATGATGAAGCGAGAATTAGGAATCATTGTTTCTGTTCCTAGTTCATTTAATACAGACGTCTTTGGCACATTCACCAGAGAAATTGATCGTAAAGGCGACCAACTTCAAGCGGCACACAAGAAAATAGAAGAAGCTCTTCGGAAGACAGGATTATCAATCGGAATAGCTAGCGAAGGTTCATTTGGGGCGCATCCTGTTGTTCCCTTTCTTCCGTTCAACCGTGAACTCATTCTTTTTATAGATAAAAAACTGGACCTTGAAATCGTCGGACATGCTTCAAATAGCAATACAAATTATGCCCATACTGAAATTTCAAGTAGAGAAGAAGCTCTGGCTTTTGCCGAATCGGTCAGGTTTCCTAGTCACGGAGTAATCGTTAAACATGATGAGATTATCCAAAAGGGAATTACCGAAGAGGAAGTTTTACAACGCGTAGTCTCTGACTTCCTAGCTAAAGGAGCAACATCCATTCACATCGAAACCGATATGAGAGCGCTGTATAATCCAACTCGAATGAAGAACATCGAGCTTGCAACAGAAAATCTCATATCAAAACTAAAATCAAGATGTTCACAGTGTGGAACACCGGGTTTTGAAATTACGGAATATCAAAAAGGATTACCTTGTCAATGGTGCAATAGACCAACCGACCTACTTTTAGCTCATACATTTCAATGCAAAAAATGTCATCATAAGGAAGAAGTATTTTATCCTAATGGAGCATCTTTTGCAGATCCTGGACAATGTCAATGGTGCAATCCATAA
- a CDS encoding LLM class flavin-dependent oxidoreductase translates to MKISILDQAPITDNETAYEALHHAVRLAQLGEKYGYTRYWIAEHHNLPGLACPAPEVMLPYIGAQTKEIRIGSGAILLPFYKTFKVAEVFNLLATLFPNRIDLGIGRAPGGSAETTNALSDHFLKQVWNMPDAVKELLQFLEDSFPTGHKYEKVTASPFPTSAPVPWILGTSKKSGILAGQLGVPYAFGQFMSENDGVEIIKQYFDSYRSLRENQKPEVIVTVSAICAETTERANELALSTTIGALQKENGSRRNGLPSREEAMEYKLTEMEKGKIERMRKNIVTGNPHELIEKLKQIQKTYQANEIMVVTHTHSASDRLRSYQLLGEEIKNCK, encoded by the coding sequence ATGAAAATTAGTATATTAGACCAGGCTCCTATCACTGATAATGAAACGGCCTATGAAGCATTACATCATGCTGTTCGACTTGCACAACTCGGTGAAAAGTATGGCTACACAAGGTATTGGATAGCGGAGCATCATAATTTACCCGGTTTAGCTTGTCCTGCTCCTGAGGTGATGTTACCTTATATTGGTGCGCAAACGAAAGAAATCCGAATTGGTTCTGGTGCAATATTGCTTCCCTTTTATAAAACTTTTAAAGTTGCTGAGGTCTTTAATCTATTGGCTACGCTATTTCCTAACCGTATTGATTTAGGGATCGGACGTGCACCTGGTGGCTCAGCGGAGACAACCAATGCCTTATCAGACCACTTCCTAAAACAGGTTTGGAACATGCCAGATGCCGTTAAGGAGCTTCTCCAATTCTTAGAGGACTCTTTTCCAACAGGGCATAAATATGAAAAGGTAACAGCTTCACCTTTTCCAACAAGTGCGCCGGTGCCTTGGATTCTTGGAACGAGCAAAAAGAGTGGTATTCTTGCAGGGCAACTTGGAGTGCCGTATGCATTTGGACAATTTATGAGTGAAAATGATGGAGTTGAAATCATCAAACAGTATTTTGATTCATATCGATCTTTACGGGAAAATCAAAAGCCTGAAGTTATAGTGACGGTGTCAGCAATATGCGCTGAAACGACGGAAAGAGCTAATGAACTAGCATTAAGTACAACCATTGGTGCTCTGCAAAAAGAGAATGGGAGTCGCCGTAATGGACTTCCTTCAAGAGAAGAAGCAATGGAATACAAACTAACTGAAATGGAAAAAGGAAAAATAGAAAGAATGAGGAAAAATATCGTAACTGGGAATCCGCACGAATTAATAGAAAAACTGAAGCAGATTCAGAAAACCTATCAAGCCAATGAAATTATGGTTGTGACACACACTCATTCAGCCAGTGACCGTCTTCGTTCTTATCAGTTACTAGGAGAAGAAATAAAAAACTGTAAATAA